The DNA region GTACCGGGATTGGACGTGATCTCGGTCACGCAGAGCGGCCCGCGGCTGGTCGTGATATTGTACGGAACGCCGACGACGCCGGGCACCTATACGGGAACGATACGTCACGACTATAGGGAACTCTTCGTGGACGTCGATGGCAGCGAATACTGGACCACTGGCGGCACCGACTCCTGGACCTGGGAAGTCACCGTGCTTCCGGCTCCGCCGGCCGTGTCGAGCTTCAGTGTCACCTATGAAGCCGACAGCAGCGGAAATGTTGCCAACCCGCAAGTGGAAAGTGGCGCGACGCTGGCCGTGGCGACCCAGCCCACCCATGGAACGGTCACCGTTGAGGGGGACTACTTTGCCTACACGCCCACCGCGGGCTATACTGGCACGGACAGCTTCACCTACACGGCGACGAAGAATGGCAGCACATCGGCGGCGGCCACCGTCAGCATCACCGTGCGGCCGCCGATCCCCGGAGCGGGAACCTATTCGACCCGTGTCCCGGGAAATTCGACGAATTATGCCCTTACGCTCATTGGCTCTCCATCCTTGACAGGCGCCAATATCGTGAGGGGGCCTCAACACGGCACAGCGACGATATCCGGCCTCACCGTCTATTACACCCCGACTGCGGACTACTACGGCACAGACACGATCGACTACGTCGTCTACAACGACTATGGTACCTCCGATATCGCACAGATCACCATCACTGTGACGCCACCTGCTCCGGATCTCTCGGATTCCACCGCCACTGTCGCCGCCAATGGCAGTGGTGTCGTACTCGATCTCTCCGACTCCGGACCTATCGACCAGATCATGCTGCTCGACGAACCCGCGCACGGCACGGTGTCCGTCTCGGACACCTCGATCACCTATACCCCGGCGGCCGGCTATTCCGGCACGGACAGGCTTTCTTACCGCGCCTTCAACGGCGGGGGCTACGACGAGGCGAGCGTCTCGATCACGGTCACCGCCCCGACGCTGGCCATCGCGCCTTCGACGCTGCCTGCGGCCCAAGTCGGCTCGTCCTACAGCGAAACCTTTTCCGCCACACTCGGCACCGCGCCCTACACCTTCGCTGCCACGGGTCTGCCGGACGGCCTGACCCTGTCCGAAGACGGCACGCTCTCCGGCATCCCTGAGGAAGCGGGTGACTTCACCGTCAGCGTCACCGCGACCGATTCCCTCGGCGCCACGGGCGAGGCGAGCCTTTCCTTGACGGTGCTGCCGGATGAGCCGGTTGCCGAAGACGTCTCCGCGACCGTCGCTGAGGGAACCAGCGATAACGCCATCACACTCTCCTTGAGCGGCGGGGCAGCCGCAAGCGTGACGGTGGCGAGCGCCCCCGCGCACGGCACGGCTACAGCCTCCGGCACGTCCATCCTCTACACCCCGACGTCGGGCTATATCGGCACCGACAGCTTCACCTACACCGCCACCAATGCCGCCGGCACCTCCCAACCCGCCACGGTCTCGATCACCATAACCTCGACAGCCGAGGCCATCACCCTCACGCCGGACGGCGGCGCGCTGGATGAGGCCATGGCCGGTGAAGCCTACAGTGCGTCGATCTCCGCCTCCGGCGGCACCGGCAGCCTCGTCTTCAGCCTGACCTCCGGTAGCCTGCCGGAGGGCGTAACGCTCAACGTCTCGACCGGCGCGCTTAACGGTCCGCTCTCGGAAGACGCGACCGTCGGCGACTACGCCTTCACGCTCACTGCGACCGACAGCCGGGGCGAAACTGGCTCCGCCGATTTTAGCCTTTCCGTCGTCGAGCGTGCCGTCACCATCACCGATACCACCGTCACCGTGGCCGAAGGCGCAAGCCCACCTGATCTTTACCTCAACAACAAGGCGACTGGCGGTCCCTTCACCAGTGCCGCAGTCGTCGCGGTCTCCCCGTCCAATGCCGGCACGGCAGAAATCGTCAGCGGCGAACTCGCCTCGACCTCGTCCTCAACCCCTGTCGGCTACTACCTGCGCTTCACGCCCAGCGTCTACTTCACCGGCAATGCCCGTGTGGTCTACAAGCTGTCGAGCGCTATCGGCGTTGCCAACGGCACGGTGACCTACACGCTCACTGCCGACGATCAGCAGGTCGCCAACGCCGTCGACAGCGCCGTGCGCGATTTCGTCGGTGAGCGCCAGAACCTGCTCTCCAACCAGATCCATGTGCCGAGCCTGAAGGATCGCCGCCGCATGGCACAGGCGACGGAACCGGTCACGGTCACCGCCAATGGCTCCGATGCCACCGGTGCCGCCACCTTCGGCTTTGCCACCAGCCTCGCCGCAGTCGAATCGGCCCGTCGCATCGCCGCAGGCGAAGACCGTGCCACGGCCGGCCTCGGCGATGATTTCAACCTGTGGCTCGACGGCAGCGTTCAGCTCTATCGCGATGACGGCACCGGCGACTGGGGCACCTTCGGCCTCTTCAATCTCGGCGCCGATTACCTGATTTCCGACCACCTGCTCGTCGGTCTGTCGCTGCATCTCGACCGCATGTCCGATCCGACCGACGAAGACGAACGTTTGACCGGCCTCGGCTGGCTCGCCGGTCCCTATGCCTCGATGGAGATCGCCCGCGACATCTTCCTGGACACCAGCCTGCGTTATGGCGGCTCCGCCAATGATATCGAAGCGGGCGACTGGACTGGCGATTTCGACACGCGCCGCTGGATGGCTGACATCGCGCTCAGCGGCGAATGGCAGGTGGCACCGGATACGATGCTGACGCCAACCATGCGTCTGGTCTATTTCGACGAAAACGTGGACGCCTACGAGATCTCTGACGGAGCCGGCAGTATTCTCGGCATCGACGGTTTCAACGAACGCCAGCTGCGCGCCAATCTCGGCCTCGACCTCGCCCACGAGATCGAGCTGTCCAATGGCCTGCAAATCACCCCTTCCGCGGGCGTCAAGCTCGGTTATGCAGCCCTCGACGGTAACGGCCTCTTCGGCTCCATGTCCGCCGGTCTCGGCCTGTCCGATGGGTCAGGCTGGAATGTCGATGCCAAACTCCTCTATTCCGTCGAAAGCGGCGGAAGCCAGTCGCTCGGTGCCAATCTCGGTCTGCGCGTTCGGTTCTGACAAACCGTGAGGCATGAAGGAAGGCGGGTCAGCTCTGGCCCGCCCTTCATCGTCATCGAGCCCCCCTTCACCTTTTGTCTAATCCCGCAACTGTCGCGATTTGCGCCAGATCAAGGAAGTTGGTGACGAGAGCGCTATTGTCGTCTTCGAAGGGTTCCGGAGGGCAATGTTTGCACCGGAACACCGACGTGACAGTTCGGAGGTCGGGTCATGCTACGTCTTGCTGCGGTTCTTTACATCCTCGTTGCCAGCGCTGTTGCGGGCGCGGCGGTCATCGCGGTGCTGACGCTCGACATGCGGCAAGGTTGGCAGATTGCATCGGCTTTCGGCGCGGGTCTCATAATCGCTCTGCCGATCGCCGCCGTGCTGGCGCGCCACATCTATAAAGCCCTTGAAGGGCCAAAGCCGGTTTGACCGGCAGCCTGCTTCGGCACGGGGTGTAACCGGTCCTGTCCTGGCGGAACGGGATCGGCGGTGAAAACCAGCCTCGTGACGACCGGCCGGCATTTTCTCGGGGGAGGAGATGCCGGCCGGGTCGTTTTTGCATTTCGCTCAATCGGCGACGATTGCCCGCAGCCGCATTTCAAGCCTCGTCCTGTTCGAACCTGTCGAACTGTGCCTCGAGCCCTGCCGTGAAGCGGGCGTAGAGCCGGGCGAAGCTGTCGATCTCCTCCTCCGTCCAGCCGGCGGTGGCCTCGATGATCGTCTCGTGCTTGATCGCCTCGATCTGGGCCAGCACGCCCCGTCCCGCATCCGTGATGCGCACCAGGCTGCGCCGCCCGTCTTCCTGCGAGGCCGCCCGTTCCAGCATTCCCTGGCGCACGAGATCGGCAACGATCCTGCTGCCGCGCGACGGGTCGATCCGCATCTGCTCGGCAATGGCCCCGACCGTTACCTCCTGCTGATTGCCGATCCGCTTGATCACGCCGATCGCATCGATGTCGGAGAGTTCGAGCCCCGTTCCCATGCGCTTTAACGCAATGCGGCCGATGAAGCGCCGGCCGATCAGGAGCCGCATGCGCGTCATCGCCTGGCCGACAAGGGCAAGGCCGGTGCTGGCTGCATCGGTCGGAGTGGCGGTTGAAGGCGTGTCGATGTCGCCGGGCAAGGGGTCATTGCTGTGCATGGCATCACTTTAGCAGCTTCGGACATCGCCACAAGCGAAAATGCATGCTAAACGCAAATATGTGCTATTGACATATAAATGCGAGAGGCACATTTTGGCGCCACACAGGAGCCCCCGATCCCATGGACAACCGCCTCGATCCCTCAGATAACCCTGCCGGCTCAGGCCCGGCCCCCCGCCTGGAGCCGCATCCGGCCACCGTCTCTCCGCCAGCGGCGAGCCCGCCGGTCACCGGCAATGCAGCGTCCGCCCGTCCCGCTGCAGCCGGGGAGGGACCGCTGGTCACCGACCCGCGCCTGCGCCTCTTCGTTTATCTGCTTCTGATGTCGGCCATGTTCATGGCCACCCTCGACAACCAGATCGTCTCGACGGCACTTCCCACCATCGTCGGCGAATTCGGGGATCTGGAGCGTTTCGGCTGGGTCGGCTCCGCCTATCTGCTCACCACCTCGGCGGTCATGCCGCTCTATGGCAAGCTGGGCGATCTCTTCGGCCGCAAATACGTCATCATGGCCGCCATCTCCATCTTCACCCTGGGGTCGCTGGTCTGCGGCCTGGCGGTCTCGATGAACACGCTGATTGCCGCCCGCGTCTTGCAGGCGCTCGGCGGCGGCGGCATCATGGTGTC from Rhizobium glycinendophyticum includes:
- a CDS encoding MarR family winged helix-turn-helix transcriptional regulator, coding for MHSNDPLPGDIDTPSTATPTDAASTGLALVGQAMTRMRLLIGRRFIGRIALKRMGTGLELSDIDAIGVIKRIGNQQEVTVGAIAEQMRIDPSRGSRIVADLVRQGMLERAASQEDGRRSLVRITDAGRGVLAQIEAIKHETIIEATAGWTEEEIDSFARLYARFTAGLEAQFDRFEQDEA
- a CDS encoding Ig-like domain-containing protein, producing MSHSLRLKQVFILLLLSLAAFVSVISLASAADVSLTFQAGVAGRQAFNIQNKHSDYVTTGPAFSGSVPGLDVISVTQSGPRLVVILYGTPTTPGTYTGTIRHDYRELFVDVDGSEYWTTGGTDSWTWEVTVLPAPPAVSSFSVTYEADSSGNVANPQVESGATLAVATQPTHGTVTVEGDYFAYTPTAGYTGTDSFTYTATKNGSTSAAATVSITVRPPIPGAGTYSTRVPGNSTNYALTLIGSPSLTGANIVRGPQHGTATISGLTVYYTPTADYYGTDTIDYVVYNDYGTSDIAQITITVTPPAPDLSDSTATVAANGSGVVLDLSDSGPIDQIMLLDEPAHGTVSVSDTSITYTPAAGYSGTDRLSYRAFNGGGYDEASVSITVTAPTLAIAPSTLPAAQVGSSYSETFSATLGTAPYTFAATGLPDGLTLSEDGTLSGIPEEAGDFTVSVTATDSLGATGEASLSLTVLPDEPVAEDVSATVAEGTSDNAITLSLSGGAAASVTVASAPAHGTATASGTSILYTPTSGYIGTDSFTYTATNAAGTSQPATVSITITSTAEAITLTPDGGALDEAMAGEAYSASISASGGTGSLVFSLTSGSLPEGVTLNVSTGALNGPLSEDATVGDYAFTLTATDSRGETGSADFSLSVVERAVTITDTTVTVAEGASPPDLYLNNKATGGPFTSAAVVAVSPSNAGTAEIVSGELASTSSSTPVGYYLRFTPSVYFTGNARVVYKLSSAIGVANGTVTYTLTADDQQVANAVDSAVRDFVGERQNLLSNQIHVPSLKDRRRMAQATEPVTVTANGSDATGAATFGFATSLAAVESARRIAAGEDRATAGLGDDFNLWLDGSVQLYRDDGTGDWGTFGLFNLGADYLISDHLLVGLSLHLDRMSDPTDEDERLTGLGWLAGPYASMEIARDIFLDTSLRYGGSANDIEAGDWTGDFDTRRWMADIALSGEWQVAPDTMLTPTMRLVYFDENVDAYEISDGAGSILGIDGFNERQLRANLGLDLAHEIELSNGLQITPSAGVKLGYAALDGNGLFGSMSAGLGLSDGSGWNVDAKLLYSVESGGSQSLGANLGLRVRF